One window from the genome of Epinephelus fuscoguttatus linkage group LG3, E.fuscoguttatus.final_Chr_v1 encodes:
- the prom1b gene encoding prominin 1 b: MLWARWLALLLCWGATSGEQQADERDGTPLEARTDSRRQRSPPPVEPLDFGFVPAAVYDTHAYYEPGAIGILFHMVHAFLYVVQPHTFPKDLIVQVIQQNMGGIKIEEWRKPENVVLLLQWIYYEAGFLICAALGIFFVVLTPIIGMCFCVCRCCENCGGEMHQRQRKNVDCQRGFYTASLIATSIFIILGVLIAYAANHNVSAQIKSTRRFINTNMRDLKTFANNTPAQIEYLTAQYTTAKNKVLSDLDNIGPLLGGRIHSQLEKEVVPSLDTALRMAGAKVESAIKAMRETKEALENVSSSLEVLQEGTGKLQASLSGERASLSNTLSDPACTNGAVSPTCNAIRSTLSQLGINADFSRLPDVNHALANVNTVLRTDLSNIVQKGYSSFNDTPKLVKEQTKNVVSALPRVKGMLDKIGTEINSFSKMFPVEASLANFTIFLNDGQKKIEAYYPQIDQMDFYRWIGCVAVLCMVVLVLAFNILGLLCGTCGYDKQATPTTRGCLSNTGGNLLMAGVGFSFIFAWVLMAIVTTLFVVGGNMEKMVCEPLANRQLFKIIDTPYLVHPAKKNFLPGMLFQNPNIDLTLGSMYRDCYENNGLYHSLQLETMFNINSFLNRTVYNKDLAKVFESVQVNLQDITLLEQAGRDNLINFANSGVGQVDYDAYLAEVNKGVTLVDLLTFSTDLEAQADQLPRGALENALKGHASSIRQIHREQVVPLEQAMSTLSQSIKQLQRMSNDLPVKVTNILSAIDAAEYLITHNASHVIKQETRAYTQSLVGYFKQYTDWVKNSLTVEVAQCKPISNMVDSMEIVACSFILDSVNTFWFGLGGCCILLIPSIIFSTKLAKYYRRMDTEDVFEDMGNTGNRGEQVCNIYGDIAVVSSPYSDTLTRFPRASAPPSYHDS; encoded by the exons ATGTTGTGGGCAAGGTGGCTCGCCCTGCTGCTCTGCTGGGGGGCCACAAGCGGCGAGCAGCAGGCGGACGAGAGGGACGGGACCCCGCTAGAGGCCCGGACGGACTCCCGCAGACAACGGTCCCCTCCACCGGTGGAGCCGTTGGACTTTGGGTTTGTACCGGCGGCGGTTTATGATACTCACGCTTACTACGAGCCAGGGGCCATAGGGATCCTCTTCCACATGGTCCACGCTTTTCTCTACGTTGTTCAACCTCACACCTTCCCCAAAG atttgatTGTTCAAGTCATTCAGCAAAACATGGGGGGAATCAAAATCGAAGAATGGAGAAAG CCAGAAAATGTGGTCCTGTTACTACAG TGGATTTACTACGAGGCCGGATTCCTCATATGTGCGGCCCTCGGTATCTTCTTCGTGGTCCTCACCCCGATTATAGGcatgtgcttctgtgtgtgcCGATGCTGTGAGAACTGCGGAGGGGAGATGcaccagagacagagaaagaacgTCGACTGTCAGAGAGGTTTCTACACCGCCTCACTCATCGCCACCTCCATCTTCATCAT tctgGGAGTACTCATTGCCTATGCAGCGAACCACAATGTCAGCGCCCAGATTAAAAGCACTCGGCGGTTCATCAACACCAATATGAGAGACCTGAAGACATTTGCCAACAACACACCTGCG CAAATCGAATACCTGACAGCCCAGTACACCACAGCAAAGAACAAAGTCCTGTCAGACCTCGACA ACATTGGACCGTTGCTGGGTGGGAGGATCCACAGTCAGCTGGAGAAAGAGGTGGTTCCTTCGCTGGACACTGCGCTGCGTATGGCAggag CAAAAGTTGAGAGTGCCATCAAAG CTATGCGGGAGACCAAAGAGGCCCTAGAGAACGTCAGCTCCTCCTTGGAGGTTCTTCAGGAAGGGACAGGAAAACTTCAGGCCAGTCTATCAGGGGAGCGCGCCTCTCTGTCTAACACCTTGTCAGACCCTGCCTGCACTAATGGAGCTGTGTCTCCCACCTGTAATGCCATCCGCTCCACGCTGTCCCAGCTGGGAATCAACGCTGACTTCTCCAGG ctcccaGATGTCAATCATGCCTTGGCCAATGTCAATACTGTTCTGAGAACAGACCTCAGCAACATTGTACAAAAg GGTTACTCATCCTTTAATGATACACCAAAACTGGTTAAAGAACAAACTAAAAATGTTGTCTCAG CTCTACCTC gaGTAAAAGGCATGCTGGATAAGATTGGCACAGAGATCAACAGCTTCTCCAAAATGTTTCCAGTGGAAGCTTCTCTGGCCAATTTCACCATTTTCCTCAACGACGGACAGAAAAAGATCGAGGCCTACTACCCACAAATTGACCAAATGGATTTTTACAg gtGGATCGGCTGTGTGGCGGTGCTCTGTATGGTCGTCCTCGTCTTAGCCTTCAACATCCTCGGACTGCTGTGTGGCACCTGCGGCTATGACAAGCAAGCTACGCCAACAACCCGAggctgcctgtcaaacaccggTGGCAACCTGCTAATGGC TGGGGTGGGCTTCTCTTTTATCTTCGCCTGGGTGCTGATGGCCATCGTGACcaccttgtttgttgttggtgGCAACATGGAGAAGATGGTGTGTGAGCCGCTCGCTAACCGACAGCTATTCAAG atcaTAGACACACCATACCTGGTTCATCCTGCCAAGAAGAACTTCCTTCCTGGGATGCTGTTTCAGAACCCAAACATTGACCTGACTTTGGGAAGCATGTACAG GGACTGCTATGAGAACAACGGCCTGTATCATTCTCTGCAGCTGGAGACAATGTTCAACATCAACTCCTTCCTCAACAGAACTGTG TACAACAAGGATCTGGCAAAAGTGTTTGAGAGTGTGCAGGTCAACCTGCAGGACATCACGCTGCTGGAGCAGGCCGGCAGAGACAACCTCATCAACTTCGCCAACTCTGGAGTTGGACAGGTCGACTATGACGCCTACCTGGCTGAG GTAAATAAGGGAGTCACTCTCGTGGATCTCTTGACCTTCTCTACTGACCTGGAAGCTCAGGCCGACCaactg ccACGTGGTGCTCTGGAGAACGCACTGAAAGGACACGCCAGCAGTATCAGACAAATTCACAGAGAACAGGTGGTTCCCCTGGAGCAAGCAATG AGTACACTTAGCCAGAGTATCAAGCAGCTGCAGAGGATGTCCAATGACCTGCCG GTCAAGGTCACAAATATCCTGAGTGCCATCGATGCAGCAGAGTACCTCATCACTCATAACGCCTCCCATGTGATCAAACAG GAAACACGCGCTTACACACAGAGTTTGGTGGGATACTTCAAACAATACACAGATTGGGTTAAAAACTCG TTGACTGTAGAGGTGgcccagtgtaaacccatcagTAACATGGTGGACAGCATGGAGATAGTAGCCTGCAGCTTCATACTCGATTCAGTG AACACATTCTGGTTTGGTCTGGGAGGCTGCTGCATCCTTCTGATCCCCAGTATCATCTTCTCCACCAAACTGGCCAAGTATTACAGAAGGATGGACACAGAGGACGTCTTTGAAGA TATGGGTAATACAGGTAATCGTGGTGAACAAGTGTGCAATATCTACGGAGACATCGCTGTGGTCAG cTCTCCCTATTCCGACACCCTGACCCGGTTCCCTCGAGCCTCTGCTCCCCCTAGCTACCATGACTCATGA